One region of Caldimonas thermodepolymerans genomic DNA includes:
- a CDS encoding MFS transporter has protein sequence MISRPLVALIGGQVCLHACMAGTRMAAPLLALNQGHSTWAVGILLALFGLGPACVALSAGRLADRHGYHRPVAIGVAMVVSGALLALVFQHYLALCVAAVLTGGGTTLGGLSIQRTAGRSASDPTQLKRIFSWLALGPAFSNFFGPLAAGVLIDAAGFRAAFAFLALLPLLTLWWARQVPREPVTPAAGGRRSTLSALDLLRHAPLRRLLVVNWTMSTCWDVHAFVVPILGHERALSASAIGSILGAFAVASVGVRLLIPLVAHRVKEWQVLLGAMAASALVFALYPLSVDAWTMGLCSVLLGTSLGAVQPMVMATLHQVTPHDRQGQALGLRSLTIHASASVMPMLFGAAGAAIGAAPLFWAATALIGVGASRIGGLRRDLEAPSLSPAAPDAAPRG, from the coding sequence ATGATCTCCCGGCCGCTGGTCGCGCTGATCGGCGGTCAGGTGTGCCTCCATGCATGCATGGCGGGCACGCGCATGGCCGCTCCGCTGCTGGCCCTGAACCAGGGCCATTCCACCTGGGCCGTCGGCATCCTGCTGGCACTGTTCGGGCTCGGGCCGGCGTGCGTGGCGCTGAGCGCCGGGCGCCTGGCCGACCGCCATGGCTACCACCGCCCGGTGGCGATCGGGGTCGCGATGGTGGTGTCGGGTGCGCTGCTGGCGCTGGTGTTCCAGCACTACCTCGCGCTGTGCGTCGCGGCGGTGCTGACCGGCGGCGGCACCACGCTGGGCGGGCTGTCGATCCAGCGCACTGCCGGGCGCAGCGCCTCGGACCCGACGCAGCTCAAGCGCATCTTCAGCTGGCTCGCGCTCGGGCCGGCGTTCTCCAACTTCTTCGGCCCGCTGGCCGCGGGCGTGCTGATCGACGCGGCGGGCTTCCGCGCGGCGTTCGCGTTCCTCGCCCTGCTGCCGCTGCTGACGCTGTGGTGGGCGCGCCAGGTGCCGCGCGAGCCGGTGACCCCGGCCGCGGGCGGGCGGCGCTCGACGCTGTCGGCCCTGGACCTGCTGCGCCACGCGCCGCTGCGGCGCCTGCTGGTGGTCAACTGGACCATGTCCACCTGCTGGGACGTGCACGCCTTCGTCGTGCCCATCCTCGGGCACGAGCGGGCGCTGAGCGCCTCGGCGATCGGCTCCATCCTGGGTGCGTTCGCGGTGGCGTCGGTCGGGGTGCGGCTGCTGATCCCGCTGGTCGCCCACCGCGTGAAGGAGTGGCAGGTGCTGCTGGGGGCGATGGCCGCCTCGGCGCTGGTGTTCGCGCTGTACCCCCTGTCGGTGGACGCCTGGACCATGGGCCTGTGCTCGGTGCTGCTGGGCACCTCGCTCGGCGCGGTGCAGCCGATGGTGATGGCCACGCTGCACCAGGTCACGCCGCACGACCGCCAGGGCCAGGCGCTCGGGCTGCGCAGCCTGACGATCCATGCCTCGGCGTCGGTGATGCCGATGCTGTTCGGCGCGGCCGGGGCGGCGATCGGCGCGGCCCCGCTGTTCTGGGCGGCCACGGCGCTGATCGGCGTGGGTGCCTCGCGCATCGGCGGGCTGCGCCGCGACCTGGAGGCGCCGTCGCTCAGCCCGGCGGCGCCGGACGCCGCACCGCGCGGCTGA
- a CDS encoding 2-hydroxyacid dehydrogenase — protein MKPSVLVARKVFPEVIERLRQYFDVEVNEEDRTWTPEEFIARLQGKQGVYLTPTNRIDAALLDACPELKVVANMAVGYNHIDVAACTARGVLCTNTPDVLTETTADFGMALLLATARRVTEGERFLRSGQWSSWSYDMLMGRDVHGATLGVLGMGRIGQAIARRAAHGFGMRVIYHNRRRLAPEIEAALNARYVGKEELLRESDHLILVLPYSPQSHHAIGAAELALMKPTATLVNIARGGIVDDAALAEALRERRISAAGLDVFEGEPQVHPGLLDVPNVVLTPHIASATVATRLAMANLAADNLIAGLGCGPQAGHPPTPVNPEVLARR, from the coding sequence ATGAAACCCTCAGTCCTGGTGGCCCGCAAGGTGTTCCCGGAGGTGATCGAGCGCCTGCGGCAGTACTTCGACGTCGAGGTCAACGAGGAGGACCGGACCTGGACGCCCGAGGAGTTCATCGCCCGGCTGCAGGGCAAGCAGGGCGTGTACCTGACGCCGACCAACCGGATCGACGCGGCGCTGCTGGATGCCTGCCCCGAGCTCAAGGTGGTGGCCAACATGGCGGTGGGCTACAACCACATCGACGTGGCGGCCTGCACCGCGCGCGGCGTGCTGTGCACCAACACGCCCGACGTGCTGACCGAGACCACCGCCGACTTCGGCATGGCGCTGCTGCTGGCCACCGCCCGGCGCGTGACCGAGGGCGAACGCTTCCTGCGCAGCGGGCAGTGGAGCAGCTGGTCGTACGACATGCTGATGGGTCGCGATGTGCACGGCGCGACGCTCGGCGTGCTGGGCATGGGGCGCATCGGGCAGGCCATCGCGCGCCGCGCCGCGCACGGCTTCGGCATGCGCGTGATCTACCACAACCGCCGGCGCCTGGCGCCCGAGATCGAGGCGGCGTTGAACGCGCGTTACGTCGGCAAGGAGGAGCTGCTGCGCGAGTCGGACCACCTGATCCTGGTGCTGCCGTACTCCCCGCAGAGCCACCATGCGATCGGCGCGGCCGAACTGGCGCTGATGAAGCCGACCGCCACGCTGGTCAACATCGCGCGCGGGGGCATCGTCGACGACGCCGCGCTGGCCGAGGCGCTGCGCGAGCGGCGCATCAGCGCGGCCGGGCTGGACGTCTTCGAAGGCGAGCCGCAGGTGCATCCCGGCCTGCTGGACGTGCCCAACGTGGTGCTGACGCCGCACATCGCCAGCGCCACCGTCGCGACGCGGCTGGCGATGGCCAACCTCGCGGCCGACAACCTGATCGCCGGGCTCGGCTGCGGGCCCCAGGCCGGTCACCCGCCGACGCCGGTCAACCCCGAGGTGCTGGCCCGCCGCTGA
- a CDS encoding DNA recombination protein RmuC translates to MTIEHWLAALGAANLILLLWLLLRLRERARPASIDDLQRLVHGQADALGRLEREFRDELGRTSVATRQELGGTLAHLQQTLLTQQGDVARTQNEQIDSFRIQLATMQQMVADTLRETTSALTAQAHAAREAQEAALKRFADAQGEQLRALSEANERRLLEVRNTVEQRLAALAADNERKLEQMRQTVDEKLHATLEQRLGESFKQVAERLEQVHRGLGEMQTLAQGVGDLKRVLTNVKTRGVFGEMQLAALLEQVFTPEQYAVNVATVPGSRERVEFAIRLPGRGDDGAPMWLPLDAKFPREDYERLLDAQERADREGAEAAARALEQRIRDEARTISAKYLAPPHTTDFAVLFVPTEGLYAELLRRPGLVEALQREHRVTLAGPTTLLAMLNSLQMGFRTLALERRSSEVWKVLGAVKTEFAKFGEVLAKVRDQTQTVLNTLDKAEVRTRQMTRALKTVEALPEADAAGLLPHDAAGEERDGS, encoded by the coding sequence ATGACGATCGAGCATTGGCTGGCCGCGCTGGGCGCGGCCAATCTGATTCTGCTGTTGTGGCTGCTGCTGCGCCTGCGCGAGCGCGCGCGGCCGGCCAGCATCGACGACCTGCAGCGCCTGGTGCACGGCCAGGCCGACGCGCTCGGGCGCCTGGAGCGCGAGTTCCGCGACGAGCTGGGCCGCACCAGCGTGGCCACGCGCCAGGAGCTGGGCGGCACGCTGGCGCACCTGCAGCAGACGCTGCTGACCCAGCAGGGCGACGTGGCCCGCACCCAGAACGAGCAGATCGACAGCTTCCGCATCCAGCTCGCGACCATGCAGCAGATGGTCGCCGACACCCTGCGCGAGACCACCTCGGCGCTGACCGCGCAGGCGCATGCCGCGCGCGAGGCGCAGGAGGCGGCGCTCAAGCGCTTCGCCGATGCGCAGGGCGAGCAGCTGCGCGCGCTGTCCGAGGCCAACGAGCGGCGCCTGCTGGAGGTGCGCAACACGGTCGAGCAGCGGCTCGCCGCGCTGGCCGCGGACAACGAGAGGAAGCTCGAGCAGATGCGCCAGACGGTGGACGAGAAGCTGCACGCCACGCTCGAGCAGCGCTTGGGCGAGAGCTTCAAGCAGGTGGCCGAGCGGCTCGAGCAGGTGCACCGCGGCCTGGGCGAGATGCAGACGCTGGCGCAGGGTGTGGGCGACCTCAAGCGCGTGCTGACCAACGTGAAGACGCGCGGCGTGTTCGGCGAGATGCAGCTCGCGGCACTGCTCGAGCAGGTGTTCACGCCCGAGCAGTATGCGGTCAACGTCGCGACCGTGCCGGGCAGCCGCGAGCGGGTCGAGTTCGCGATCCGCCTGCCCGGGCGCGGCGACGACGGCGCGCCGATGTGGCTGCCGTTGGACGCGAAGTTCCCGCGCGAGGACTACGAGCGCCTGCTCGACGCGCAGGAACGCGCCGACCGCGAGGGGGCCGAGGCCGCGGCCAGGGCGCTGGAGCAGCGCATCCGCGACGAGGCGCGCACGATCAGCGCCAAGTACCTCGCGCCGCCGCACACCACCGATTTCGCGGTGCTGTTCGTGCCCACCGAAGGCCTGTACGCCGAGCTGCTGCGCCGCCCGGGCCTGGTCGAGGCGCTGCAGCGCGAGCACCGCGTGACGCTGGCCGGCCCGACCACGCTGCTGGCCATGCTCAACAGCCTGCAGATGGGCTTCCGCACGCTGGCGCTGGAGCGCCGCTCGTCCGAGGTGTGGAAGGTGCTGGGCGCGGTCAAGACCGAGTTCGCCAAGTTCGGCGAGGTGCTCGCGAAGGTGCGCGACCAGACCCAGACCGTGCTCAACACGCTCGACAAGGCCGAGGTGCGCACGCGCCAGATGACACGCGCGCTCAAGACCGTCGAGGCGCTGCCCGAGGCCGATGCGGCCGGGCTGCTGCCGCATGACGCGGCGGGAGAGGAGCGCGACGGATCATGA
- the mnmC gene encoding bifunctional tRNA (5-methylaminomethyl-2-thiouridine)(34)-methyltransferase MnmD/FAD-dependent 5-carboxymethylaminomethyl-2-thiouridine(34) oxidoreductase MnmC, with product MKSAPLQPAEIGFTPEGVPWSPLFGDVYHTAAGALAQARHVFLGGNGLPGRWQGRERFTVLETGFGLGNNFLATWAAWREDPQRCERLYFVSVEKHPLRRPDLERVHAGHALPELARALVDAWPPLAPGLHTLGFDDGRVTLLLALGDVADWLPQLAASVDAFYLDGFAPAKNGQMWAPQVLKALGRLAAPGATAATWSAARGVRDGLAAAGFEVERAPGFGGKRDMTVARHAPRFRAEGPRGWQPAAAATREAVIVGAGLAGCAAAHALAALGWHCELVDRHPAPAQEASGNPGGLFHGIVNPQDGAHARFNRAAALHLERMLKALRATRPLAGGFDGLLRLQAPRPSEDAALQAMQQAIAATGLPPEYVRAVDMAEARALSGLPLPGPAWFYPGGGWLRPGELARAWIEDEPRIRWRPGLAVQALRRAGERWQLLDAHGRVLAQAPVVVLANANDAALLLGLRHWPLAPVRGQTTFLPAGTPGLRVPLRPVAGAGYLLPAHDGQVLCGATTLHHDPDPALREADHLHNLAQVERLTGSRPHVDAATLPGRVGWRCVADDRLPVLGGVPDESALQQPGERLDHPRFVPRVPGLYVYTGLGSRGITWSALAAQVLAAGIDGAPCPLEADLREALDAARFVSRAVRRPAPPG from the coding sequence ATGAAGAGCGCCCCCCTGCAACCGGCCGAGATCGGATTCACCCCCGAGGGCGTGCCCTGGTCGCCGCTGTTCGGCGACGTCTACCACACCGCCGCCGGCGCGCTGGCGCAGGCGCGGCACGTGTTCCTCGGCGGCAACGGGCTGCCGGGCCGCTGGCAGGGCCGCGAGCGCTTCACGGTGCTGGAGACCGGCTTCGGCCTGGGCAACAACTTCCTCGCCACCTGGGCTGCCTGGCGCGAGGATCCGCAGCGCTGCGAGCGCCTGTACTTCGTCTCGGTCGAGAAGCACCCCCTGCGGCGCCCCGACCTGGAACGCGTGCATGCCGGCCACGCCCTGCCCGAGCTGGCCCGCGCGCTGGTCGACGCCTGGCCACCGCTGGCGCCGGGCCTGCACACGCTCGGCTTCGACGACGGGCGCGTGACGCTGCTGCTGGCGCTGGGAGATGTGGCCGACTGGCTGCCCCAGCTGGCCGCCTCGGTCGACGCCTTCTACCTCGACGGCTTCGCCCCGGCGAAGAACGGGCAGATGTGGGCGCCCCAGGTGCTCAAGGCGCTGGGGCGGCTGGCCGCCCCGGGCGCGACGGCCGCCACCTGGAGCGCCGCGCGCGGCGTGCGCGACGGGCTGGCTGCCGCGGGCTTCGAGGTCGAGCGCGCCCCCGGCTTCGGTGGCAAGCGCGACATGACCGTGGCCCGCCATGCCCCGCGCTTCCGCGCCGAAGGCCCGCGCGGCTGGCAGCCGGCCGCAGCGGCGACCCGCGAGGCGGTGATCGTCGGCGCCGGCCTGGCCGGCTGCGCCGCGGCGCACGCGCTGGCCGCGCTCGGCTGGCACTGCGAGCTGGTCGACCGCCACCCGGCCCCGGCGCAGGAGGCATCGGGCAACCCGGGCGGGCTGTTCCACGGCATCGTCAACCCGCAGGACGGCGCGCACGCCCGCTTCAACCGCGCCGCCGCCCTGCACCTGGAACGCATGCTGAAGGCGCTGCGCGCGACACGGCCGCTGGCCGGCGGCTTCGACGGGCTGCTGCGCCTGCAGGCCCCCAGGCCCAGCGAGGACGCGGCGCTGCAGGCCATGCAGCAGGCCATCGCTGCGACCGGCCTGCCCCCCGAGTACGTGCGCGCGGTGGACATGGCCGAAGCCCGCGCGCTGAGCGGCCTGCCCCTGCCGGGCCCGGCCTGGTTCTACCCCGGCGGCGGCTGGCTGCGCCCGGGCGAGCTGGCGCGCGCCTGGATCGAGGACGAGCCGCGCATCCGCTGGCGCCCGGGCCTGGCGGTGCAGGCCCTGCGGCGCGCCGGCGAACGGTGGCAGCTGCTGGATGCGCACGGCCGGGTGCTGGCCCAGGCGCCGGTGGTGGTGCTGGCCAACGCGAACGACGCGGCCCTGCTGCTCGGGCTGCGCCACTGGCCGCTGGCGCCGGTGCGCGGGCAGACCACCTTCCTGCCGGCCGGCACGCCCGGACTGCGCGTGCCGCTGCGCCCGGTGGCCGGGGCCGGCTACCTGCTGCCGGCGCACGACGGCCAGGTGCTGTGCGGCGCGACCACGCTGCACCACGACCCCGACCCGGCGCTGCGCGAGGCCGACCACCTGCACAACCTGGCCCAGGTCGAGCGCCTGACCGGCAGCCGCCCGCATGTCGACGCCGCCACCCTGCCCGGCCGGGTCGGCTGGCGCTGCGTGGCCGACGACCGCCTGCCCGTGCTGGGCGGGGTGCCGGACGAAAGCGCGCTGCAGCAGCCCGGCGAGCGACTCGACCACCCGCGCTTCGTGCCGCGGGTGCCCGGGCTGTACGTCTACACAGGCCTGGGCTCGCGCGGCATCACCTGGTCGGCGCTCGCCGCGCAGGTGCTGGCCGCGGGCATCGACGGCGCGCCCTGCCCGCTCGAGGCCGACCTGCGCGAGGCGCTCGACGCGGCGCGCTTCGTCAGCCGCGCGGTGCGGCGTCCGGCGCCGCCGGGCTGA
- a CDS encoding LutC/YkgG family protein — METTPARERILARIRRQQHRDEGQRPAEEREADEWLQRHPRGPLPALGAAPIERFREMAQRMQTTLDEVATWDEAPAAVARYLAAHGLPPAAVAYDNLQHLRWLEAGLAVEHRPPRDEDLVSITDCFCAVAETGSLVFATSPSIWATAHLLPETHIVLLDARRIVSHQEDAFDLMRTELGEIPRGFNTVSGPSRTGDIEQTIVLGAHGPYRVHVVIVRTQG, encoded by the coding sequence CTGGAGACCACCCCCGCCCGCGAGCGCATCCTGGCGCGCATCCGGCGGCAGCAGCACCGCGACGAGGGCCAGCGGCCGGCGGAAGAACGGGAAGCGGACGAGTGGCTGCAAAGGCATCCGCGCGGTCCCTTGCCGGCGCTCGGCGCCGCACCCATCGAACGGTTCCGCGAGATGGCCCAGCGCATGCAGACCACGCTGGACGAAGTCGCCACGTGGGACGAGGCGCCGGCTGCGGTGGCGCGCTACCTCGCCGCACACGGGCTGCCCCCGGCGGCCGTCGCCTACGACAACCTGCAACACCTGCGCTGGCTGGAGGCGGGCCTCGCGGTGGAGCACCGCCCGCCGCGCGACGAGGACCTTGTCAGCATCACCGACTGCTTCTGCGCCGTGGCCGAGACCGGCTCGCTGGTGTTCGCGACCAGCCCGTCCATCTGGGCCACCGCCCACCTGCTGCCCGAGACGCACATCGTGCTGCTCGATGCGCGTCGCATCGTCAGCCACCAGGAAGACGCCTTCGACCTCATGCGCACCGAGCTGGGCGAGATCCCGCGCGGCTTCAACACCGTCTCGGGCCCATCCCGCACCGGTGACATCGAACAGACCATCGTGCTGGGCGCCCACGGCCCGTACCGGGTGCATGTCGTGATCGTCCGGACGCAGGGCTGA
- the earP gene encoding elongation factor P maturation arginine rhamnosyltransferase EarP, with protein sequence MRWDIFCRVIDNYGDIGVCWRLAADLGARGEQVRLWADDLSALDWMAPHGAPGVEVQAWTTATRFPPPGDVVIEAFGCELPAEVVAGMAARQPQPAWINLEYLSAEDYVERCHGLLSPQFSGPGAGLRKHFFYPGFTPRTGGLLREPGLMAERPAFDGDAWLAQLGFARQPGERVASLFCYRNPALPTLLAQLAQAPTLLLVTPGLAAQQVAEALGLPVQPGRTAVAGNLRLGWLPPLPQTGFDRLLWACDLNFVRGEDSFVRAQWAGQPFVWHIYPQGDAAHEVKLDAFLDRFLADAAPALAAPLRALWHGWNGMAPALPATWPPADAWAAQVRRWRDGLLAQPDLATQLLRFVRQTR encoded by the coding sequence ATGCGTTGGGACATCTTCTGCCGGGTCATCGACAACTACGGCGACATCGGCGTGTGCTGGCGGCTGGCGGCCGACCTGGGCGCGCGCGGCGAGCAGGTGCGGCTGTGGGCCGACGACCTTTCCGCCCTGGACTGGATGGCGCCGCACGGTGCGCCGGGTGTCGAGGTGCAGGCCTGGACCACGGCGACGCGCTTCCCGCCCCCGGGCGACGTGGTGATCGAGGCCTTCGGCTGCGAGCTGCCCGCCGAGGTCGTCGCCGGCATGGCCGCGCGCCAACCGCAGCCGGCCTGGATCAACCTCGAGTACCTGAGCGCCGAGGACTACGTCGAGCGCTGCCACGGCCTGCTGTCGCCGCAGTTCAGCGGCCCGGGCGCCGGACTGCGCAAGCACTTCTTCTACCCGGGCTTCACGCCGCGCACCGGCGGCCTGCTGCGCGAACCCGGGCTGATGGCCGAGCGGCCGGCCTTCGACGGTGACGCGTGGCTGGCGCAGCTGGGCTTCGCCCGCCAGCCCGGCGAGCGGGTCGCGAGCCTCTTCTGCTACCGCAACCCGGCGCTGCCGACGCTGCTCGCGCAGCTCGCGCAGGCGCCCACCCTGCTGCTGGTCACGCCGGGGCTGGCCGCGCAGCAGGTGGCCGAGGCATTGGGCCTGCCGGTGCAGCCGGGTCGCACGGCGGTCGCAGGGAACCTGCGCCTGGGCTGGCTGCCGCCGCTGCCGCAGACCGGCTTCGACCGGCTGCTGTGGGCCTGCGACCTGAACTTCGTGCGCGGCGAGGATTCCTTCGTGCGCGCGCAGTGGGCCGGGCAGCCCTTCGTCTGGCACATCTACCCGCAAGGCGACGCGGCACACGAGGTCAAGCTGGACGCCTTCCTGGACCGCTTCCTGGCCGACGCCGCCCCGGCGCTGGCCGCGCCGCTGCGGGCGCTGTGGCACGGCTGGAACGGCATGGCCCCGGCGCTGCCGGCCACCTGGCCGCCGGCCGACGCCTGGGCGGCACAGGTGCGCCGCTGGCGCGACGGACTGCTCGCACAACCCGACCTCGCGACGCAGTTGCTGCGGTTCGTCCGGCAAACCCGCTAG
- the efp gene encoding elongation factor P — MKLAQEIRAGNVIMQGKDPMVVLKTEYSRGGRNAATVRMKLKSLLSNSGTEVVFKADDKLDQIILDKKECTYSYFADPMYVFMDSEYNQYEVEAENMGDAIHYLEDGMECEVVFYEGKAISVELPTTVVREITWTEPAVKGDTSGKVLKPAKIATGFEIQVPIFVSQGDKVEIDTRTHEYKKRV; from the coding sequence ATGAAGCTTGCACAGGAAATTCGCGCCGGCAACGTGATCATGCAGGGCAAGGACCCGATGGTCGTTCTCAAGACCGAGTACAGCCGCGGGGGCCGCAACGCCGCGACCGTGCGCATGAAGCTCAAGAGCCTGTTGAGCAACTCGGGCACCGAAGTCGTCTTCAAGGCCGACGACAAGCTGGACCAGATCATCCTCGACAAGAAGGAGTGCACCTACTCCTACTTCGCCGACCCGATGTACGTGTTCATGGACAGCGAGTACAACCAGTACGAGGTCGAGGCCGAGAACATGGGCGACGCCATCCACTACCTGGAAGATGGCATGGAATGCGAGGTGGTCTTCTACGAAGGCAAGGCCATCTCGGTCGAGCTGCCCACCACCGTGGTGCGCGAGATCACCTGGACCGAACCCGCCGTCAAGGGCGACACCTCGGGCAAGGTGCTGAAGCCGGCCAAGATCGCCACCGGCTTCGAGATCCAGGTGCCGATCTTCGTCTCGCAAGGCGACAAGGTCGAAATCGACACCCGCACCCACGAGTACAAGAAGCGCGTCTGA
- a CDS encoding sodium:proton antiporter, translating to MIRHLPRHVALLCAGLLAPGLALAADIDGATLSVWWAVPFAGILLSIAIVPLVAPFVWHHHYGKIAAGWALAFLIPFAIAFGPSTAAAGLVHAMLAEYIPFIILLTALFTVAGGIFVRGNLHGSPALNTGLMAIGACLASVMGTTGASMLLIRPLIRANDNRKHVAHVIIFFIFIVSNIGGSLTPLGDPPLFLGFLKGVDFFWTLQNILPETLFLVGALLVIFYVLDTWYYRKEGVIPQDPTPDSPTFGIEGKVNFVLLLAIVGLVLMSGIWNPGIEFDIWGTHVGLPQVVRDVALVAITFISLVVTPQSAREQNQFGWAPMAEVAKLFAGIFLTIIPVLAMLKAGLDGPFAPVVQLVTSSEGQPIPAMYFWATGLLSSFLDNAPTYLVFFNLAGGDPQELMTTLAPVLVAISDGAVFMGAVTYIGNAPNLMVKAIAEDRDIRMPSFFGYMLWSVGILMPLFVITTLIWLR from the coding sequence ATGATCAGACACCTGCCGCGTCATGTGGCGCTGTTGTGCGCCGGCCTGCTCGCGCCGGGGCTGGCCCTGGCCGCCGACATCGATGGCGCCACGCTGTCGGTGTGGTGGGCCGTGCCGTTTGCCGGCATCCTGCTGTCGATCGCGATCGTGCCGCTGGTGGCGCCGTTCGTCTGGCACCACCACTACGGCAAGATCGCCGCCGGCTGGGCGCTCGCCTTCCTGATCCCGTTCGCGATCGCGTTCGGTCCGTCGACCGCGGCCGCCGGGTTGGTGCACGCGATGCTGGCCGAGTACATCCCGTTCATCATCCTGCTGACCGCGCTGTTCACGGTGGCCGGCGGCATCTTCGTGCGCGGCAACCTGCACGGCAGCCCGGCGCTGAACACCGGCCTGATGGCCATCGGCGCGTGCCTGGCCAGCGTGATGGGCACCACCGGCGCGTCGATGCTGCTGATCCGTCCGCTGATCCGTGCCAACGACAACCGCAAGCACGTCGCGCACGTCATCATCTTCTTCATCTTCATCGTCTCCAACATCGGCGGCTCGCTGACGCCGCTGGGGGATCCCCCGCTGTTCCTCGGCTTCCTGAAAGGGGTCGACTTCTTCTGGACGCTCCAGAACATCCTCCCTGAGACGCTGTTCCTGGTCGGTGCACTGCTGGTGATCTTCTACGTGCTCGACACCTGGTACTACCGGAAGGAGGGCGTGATCCCGCAGGACCCCACGCCTGACAGCCCGACCTTCGGCATCGAGGGCAAGGTGAACTTCGTGCTGCTGCTGGCCATCGTCGGCCTGGTGCTGATGAGCGGCATCTGGAACCCGGGCATCGAGTTCGACATCTGGGGCACGCACGTGGGCCTGCCCCAGGTGGTGCGCGACGTGGCGCTGGTGGCGATCACCTTCATCTCGCTGGTCGTCACGCCGCAGTCGGCGCGCGAGCAGAACCAGTTCGGCTGGGCGCCGATGGCCGAAGTGGCCAAGCTGTTCGCCGGCATCTTCCTGACCATCATCCCCGTGCTGGCGATGCTCAAGGCCGGCCTCGACGGCCCGTTCGCGCCGGTGGTGCAGCTGGTCACCTCGTCCGAAGGCCAGCCCATCCCGGCGATGTACTTCTGGGCCACGGGCCTGCTGTCGTCCTTCCTTGACAACGCCCCGACCTATCTGGTGTTCTTCAACCTGGCCGGCGGCGATCCGCAGGAGCTGATGACCACGCTGGCGCCGGTGCTGGTGGCCATCTCGGACGGCGCGGTGTTCATGGGCGCGGTGACCTACATCGGCAACGCGCCGAACCTGATGGTCAAGGCGATCGCCGAGGACCGCGACATCCGCATGCCGAGCTTCTTCGGCTACATGCTGTGGTCGGTGGGCATCCTGATGCCGCTGTTCGTCATCACCACGTTGATCTGGCTGCGCTGA
- a CDS encoding DnaJ family domain-containing protein, producing the protein MSALEWVAEERIARAVAAGELSGLPGEGRPLELDDDRLVPVEQRAALRVLKNSGHVPEEVRLLKALREAEREAADAEGEARLAAQRRLLSLRVRLEAAGVPCGSGTAWAEYEPRIRARLGRQSG; encoded by the coding sequence ATGTCCGCGCTCGAGTGGGTGGCCGAGGAGCGCATCGCGCGCGCCGTGGCTGCCGGCGAGCTGTCCGGCCTGCCGGGCGAAGGCCGGCCGCTCGAGCTGGACGACGACCGCCTGGTCCCGGTGGAGCAGCGCGCTGCGCTGCGGGTGCTGAAGAACTCGGGCCACGTGCCCGAGGAGGTGCGCCTGCTCAAGGCCCTGCGCGAAGCCGAACGCGAGGCCGCCGATGCCGAGGGCGAGGCGCGCCTGGCCGCGCAGCGGCGCCTGCTGTCCTTGCGGGTGCGGCTGGAGGCGGCCGGCGTGCCATGTGGCAGTGGCACGGCCTGGGCCGAGTACGAGCCGCGCATCCGTGCACGGCTGGGACGCCAATCCGGCTGA